The following coding sequences lie in one Colias croceus chromosome 1, ilColCroc2.1 genomic window:
- the LOC123693650 gene encoding dnaJ protein homolog 1: MAKDYYKILGLSKGATDDEIKKAYRKLALKYHPDKNKSAGAEERFKEVAEAYEVLSDKKKRKIYDDYGEEGLKGGVGGQNGPGGGQSFSYTFHGDPRATFAQFFGAASPFQSFFDLNGGNGGTTMFFDRDMDVDFDPLANMGMGTARQGGPGGAFRSHSFNFHGSPNRKEKTQDPPIEHDLYVSLEDIARGCVKKMKISRRVMQPDGTSKKEDKVLTIHVKPGWKAGTKITFQKEGDQGRNKIPADIVFIIRDKPNPLFKREGSDIRYTAKISLKQALCGTIIQVPTMSGEKLTVNLQGEIVKPFTVKRFPGYGLPFPKEPTRKGDLLVAFDINFPDRLTTGVKEILMDTLPN, from the exons ATGGCGAAggattattacaaaatattgggATTGTCAAAAGGTGCAACTGACGACGAAATAAAGAAAGCATATCGTAAATTAGCCCTCAAATACCATCCGGATAAGAATAAATCGGCTGGAGCGGAAGAAAGGTTCAAGGAAGTCGCGGAAGCGTATGAAGTGCTGTCAGATAAGAAGAAGAGGAAGATTTACGATGATTACGGTGAAGAAGGATTGAAGGGAGGAGTCGGAGGCCAGAACGGACCTGGTGGCGGCCAGTCCTTCTCATACACGTTCCACGGAGACCCAAGAGCCACGTTTGCACAGTTCTTCGGCGCCGCCAGCCCGTTCCAATCGTTCTTCGACCTGAACGGTGGAAATGGGGGCACTACGATGTTCTTCGACCGGGATATGGACGTAGATTTCGATCCATTGGCGAACATGGGTATGGGCACAGCGAGACAGGGCGGCCCAGGTGGCGCTTTCAGAAGTCACAGTTTCAACTTCCACGGTTCGCCGAATAGAAAGGAGAAGACCCAAGATCCCCCGATCGAACATGACTTGTACGTGTCGCTGGAAGACATCGCGCGAGGATGCGTGAAGAAGATGAAGATATCTCGCCGTGTGATGCAGCCAGATGGCACATCGAAGAAAGAGGACAAAGTGCTGACGATTCATGTGAAACCTGGCTGGAAGGCTGGCACCAAGATCACGTTCCAGAAGGAAGGCGACCAGGGCAGGAACAAGATACCAGCAGATATTGTATTCATCATTCGCGACAAACCAAATCCATTGTTCAAGAGAGAGGGCAGCGACATCAGATATACGGCAAAGATCTCACTTAAACAG GCCCTCTGTGGAACAATCATCCAAGTGCCTACAATGTCTGGTGAGAAGCTGACTGTCAACCTTCAAGGTGAGATTGTGAAGCCGTTCACTGTGAAACGCTTCCCCGGCTATGGATTGCCGTTCCCCAAGGAGCCCACGCGGAAAGGTGACTTGTTAGTGGCATTCGACATCAACTTCCCGGACAGACTGACCACAGGAGTCAAGGAAATCTTAATGGACACATTGCCCAATTAA
- the LOC123706325 gene encoding transcriptional adapter 2A, translating to MSNDILQVKCDACSEAAHEPYIECCDCDTNLCCPCFSSGKEVGPHKSDHKYAVRRNDFPLFDNCNWSAKEECKLLSALSTYGYGNWEEISKSVHTRSKLECLEHYKKYYIENVQYDELKLLPETEQSLFPKPTIPYLYSIEISTNPPRNNPGDQHLAGYNAYRSEFELSYDQNAENIFNIEDTYSDDEDDCMDALKVSLANALNTRLKERRRRYKIIQNHGLIMPNKLLSWLKKFDVTITRVKAERLLSFMQFMTGMQFDAFMEAMSLEETYLQKISRLIEYRKNGIKTLQSARLYRHLKKENEAAFKEQKHFTSVMSKKYDSQSPVKNKLVIGYYGGAVSNKKYRKTSMPLDIVDMPSFHLLSENEKTLCSHVRLAPRTYLEIKNLLIAENNKLGFLRLLDARRIVKIDVNKTRKIYDYFIEEGFISKPLPNM from the coding sequence atgtCAAACGATATATTACAAGTGAAATGCGACGCTTGCAGCGAGGCGGCACACGAGCCTTACATAGAATGCTGCGACTGTGACACAAATTTATGCTGTCCGTGTTTCTCATCAGGCAAGGAAGTCGGCCCACACAAAAGTGACCACAAATACGCAGTCAGAAGAAACGATTTTCCGCTTTTTGATAATTGTAACTGGTCGGCAAAAGAAGAATGCAAACTACTTTCGGCACTATCAACATACGGCTATGGAAATTGggaagaaatatcaaaaagtgTACACACGCGATCGAAACTTGAATGTCTGGAACACTACAAGAAATACTACATCGAAAATGTTCAATATGACGAGCTTAAACTACTCCCAGAGACAGAACAGTCTTTATTTCCCAAACCCACAATACCATATTTATACAGCATAGAAATAAGTACAAACCCACCAAGAAACAATCCTGGAGACCAACACCTTGCTGGATATAATGCATACAGATCAGAATTTGAACTAAGTTATGACCAGAAtgctgaaaatattttcaatatagaAGACACTTATTCTGATGATGAAGATGATTGTATGGATGCTCTGAAAGTCAGTTTGGCAAATGCTTTAAACACACGTCTAAAAGAGAGGCGGCGAagatacaaaattatacaaaaccATGGTTTAATTATGCCAAATAAACTACTGTCATGGTTAAAAAAGTTTGATGTTACAATAACTAGAGTGAAAGCGGAGAGGCTGCTGTCATTCATGCAATTTATGACTGGCATGCAGTTTGATGCCTTCATGGAGGCCATGAGCTTAGAAGAAACATATTTGCAAAAGATATCTCGACTAATTGAATATCGTAAGAATGGTATAAAGACACTGCAGTCTGCTCGCCTTTACAGACACTTGAAGAAAGAAAATGAAGCAGCATTTAAAGAACAGAAACATTTTACTTCTGTCATGTCGAAGAAATACGACAGTCAGTCGCctgttaaaaacaaattgGTTATAGGTTACTATGGTGGTGCTGTgtctaacaaaaaatataggaAGACGTCGATGCCTCTGGACATTGTAGATATGCCAAGCTTTCATCTGCTATCAGAGAATGAGAAGACATTATGTTCGCATGTTCGTTTGGCACCACGGACATATTTGGAAATTAAAAACCTACTTATAGCTGAGAACAATAAACTAGGATTCCTTCGGTTGCTGGACGCAAGGagaatagttaaaatagatgTGAATAAAACAAGGAAGATCTATGATTActttattgaggaaggtttCATAAGCAAGCCTTTGcctaatatgtaa
- the LOC123706314 gene encoding lysosomal Pro-X carboxypeptidase gives MWKYILLLYLSAVYCDYKYETKYFKVPLDHFGFQRNETFNIKYLENREHWDGSGPIFFYTGNEGQIELFAKHTGFMWEIAADYRAKIVFAEHRYYGTSMPFNKSLDNDHIGYLTSAQALADYADLINYLQGGSLHPKSPVIAFGGSYGGMLAAYFRMKYPHIVAGAIAASAPIHMYPGMVPCDVFHRIVTSSFKIADEKCVENIRHSWAVVRKYAAAANTSEWLHKKWNLCDPIKDEKDINMLVEFLQSMYETLAMVNYPFASDFLVSLPAQPVRTVCQYLNETLTGEKLLEGIGKVLQVFTNYDGKGSCVDYKKGDDYGNLDAAGWDFQACTEMVMPMCTTGKDDMFEPSPWNFTQYSEECHKKYNVYPRPDGAGVEYGGDRLHAASNIVFSNGLLDPWAGGGILNSISKSVTAVVIIDAAHHLDLMPSTPQDPQSVIAARNIHKQNIDKWIREFRQERKNKQ, from the exons ATGtggaaatatatattattactttatttgaGTGCTGTTTACTGCGATTACAAGTATGAAACGAAATATTTCAAAGTGCCCCTCGACCATTTTGGCTTTCAAAGGAACGAAACTTTTAACATAAAGTATTTGGAGAACAGGGAACATTGGGACGGGTCGGGACCGATCTTCTTTTACACTGGAAATGAG GgacaaattgaattatttgcGAAGCACACCGGCTTCATGTGGGAGATCGCAGCTGACTATCGCGCCAAAATAGTGTTTGCTGAACACAG ATATTATGGAACATCGATGCCGTTCAACAAATCCCTGGACAACGACCACATTGGATACCTGACGTCCGCCCAAGCGCTTGCTGATTACGCAGATTTAATCAACTACTTGCAGGGCGGCTCGCTGCATCCTAAGTCACCTGTTATTGCTTTTGGAG GCTCCTACGGTGGCATGCTAGCAGCGTACTTCAGGATGAAATACCCTCACATAGTGGCCGGAGCCATCGCAGCATCAGCCCCCATCCACATGTACCCTGGCATGGTACCCTGCGACGTGTTCCATAGGATCGTGACCTCTAGCTTCAAGATCGCTGACGAGAAATGCGTGGAAAATATACGACATTCTTGGGCTGTTGTCAG AAAATATGCAGCAGCAGCAAACACAAGCGAATGGCTCCACAAGAAATGGAACCTCTGTGACCCAATCAAAGACGAAAAAGACATTAACATGTTGGTGGAATTCCTGCAGTCcatgtacgaaactctcgcgATGGTTAACTACCCTTTTGCATCGGATTTCCTCGTTTCCTTACCGGCTCAGCCTGTGAGGACTGTCTGTCAGTATTTAAACGAAACGTTGACTGGGGAGAAATTGTTGGAA GGAATAGGAAAGGTATTGCAAGTATTCACAAATTATGACGGCAAAGGTTCTTGCGTTGATTACAAGAAAGGTGACGATTATGGCAACCTTGACGCTGCGGGTTGGGACTTTCAG GCCTGCACAGAAATGGTGATGCCAATGTGCACAACTGGCAAGGACGACATGTTCGAACCATCGCCATGGAACTTTACGCAGTACTCCGAGGAATGTCACAAGAAATACAACGTTTATCCGCGACCAGATGGCGCTGGTGTCGAGTATGGAGGCGATAGGCTACATGCCGCCTCCAATATTGTCTTCAGTAATGGCTTACTAGATCCGTGGGCGGGAG GTGGCATTTTGAACAGTATCAGCAAATCAGTGACAGCAGTGGTGATCATTGACGCAGCCCATCACTTGGACCTCATGCCAAGCACTCCTCAAGATCCGCAATCAGTTATCGCCGCCAGGAACATCCATAAACAGAACATAGACAAATGGATTAGAGAGTTCAGACAGGAGAGGAAGAACAAACAATAg
- the LOC123706308 gene encoding cysteine-rich protein 2-binding protein — MSPTCKYCNQPEDKQFRPGLLCEACICFVHLSCLKSAGTPGDFDGDVFFEFTCADCSPSKEECFNRNRILWVNVILLTLYHLSKHMSGISNHGYFHYKTHICSFIDRYWVLLFGAKCKQKKNWIGTIAGALSSYSNLLVQSGSVQLGETGWWKLKHDFTPAVATHILQEISRDKPKGRLKNLTTIQDRELFIEKVTEMGYKDLLANEEDDLKPILNPTPAKKRRLEFEETSSTSHETFYAEIKKEEKITHIKEELEEVYDASVASFSSKENYSDIENNFRGFEYAPTSQLLPSDSSSVHSYKHSLQYDSDSHSSHKDLTDTEKKEKEKKPKEKPYTRRENLFSKELNSIDMPWLEVGEIKEVGVKKEVVGMTEYEEMQLLKNVENLIVKVRDVEKRAYLCRMRAKLALRRLKRHKHLPIFDLDKTVRILGGYILEDRQTIANPERVLDRFQRSYLLDNLSGTVASTNYGTVLLSNIEPTPFRSAYSGSTLRPYIRRDAETSPLWLTLMDELLRKTHRHEPDYSPPPRSTIDYSYVRPQHIAAVNRLCAQYFWPGIDLTESLQYPEFSCVVTYKRIVVACAFLVPDVGAQHAYISFVLARPEWRRAGIASFMLYHLLQTCTGQDVTLHVSPTNPAIFLYQKFGFKVEELIQDFYEKYYDIDYKGCRHALFLRLVR; from the exons ATGAGTCCCACTTGCAAATATTGCAATCAACCAGAGGATAAACAATTCCGACCAGGTCTATTATGCGAGGCGTGCATTTGTTTCGTGCATTTATCATGTTTAAAAAGTGCAGGAACACCGGGGGATTTTGATGGCGATGTGTTCTTTGAATTCACATGTGCAGACTGTTCACCTAGTAAAGAAGAATGTTTCAATCGTAATAGAATTCTGTG GGTAAATGTAATTCTGCTAACACTATACCACCTCAGCAAGCACATGAGTGGCATCAGCAACCATGGCTACTTCCACTATAAGACACACATCTGTTCCTTCATTGATAGATATTGGGTGCTACTCTTTGGAGCTAAATG TAAACAGAAGAAAAACTGGATCGGCACAATCGCAGGTGCGCTATCAAGCTACAGCAACCTGCTCGTCCAGTCTGGTTCCGTACAGCTTGGTGAAACGGGCTGGTGGAAGCTGAAACATGACTTCACACCAGCAGTCGCTACTcatatat TACAAGAGATATCTCGCGACAAACCAAAAGGAAGACTGAAGAACCTCACTACCATACAAGATAGAGAACTCTTCATAGAAAAGGTCACTGAAATGG GTTACAAAGATCTTCTAGCAAATGAGGAAGATGATTTAAAGCCAATATTAAATCCAACGCCGGCCAAAAAACGTCGTTTGGAGTTCGAAGAGACGTCCAGCACATCACACGAAACATTCTATGCTGAAATCAA AAAAGAAGAGAAGATAACACATATCAAAGAGGAGTTAGAAGAAGTTTATGATGCGTCGGTAGCGAGTTTCTCTTCAAAGGAAAATTATTCCgacatagaaaataattttagaggTTTTGAGTACGCACCAACAAGTCAATTGTTGCCA AGTGACTCCTCCAGCGTGCACTCTTACAAGCACTCTTTGCAATACGACTCCGACTCCCACAGCTCCCACAAAGACCTCACAGATACGGAAAAAAAGGAAAAGGAAAAGAAACCAAAAGAAAAACCTTACACGAGACGAGAGAACTTATTCTCCAAAGAATTAAACTCTATAGACATGCCGTGGTTAGAAGTGGGAGAAATTAAGGAGGTGGGAGTTAAAAAGGAAGTGGTGGGGATGACGGAGTACGAAGAAATGCAGTTGCTAAAAAATGTGGAGAATTTAATAGTAAAAGTTAGGGATGTGGAAAAAAGGGCCTATTTGTGCAGGATGAGGGCCAAATTGGCGCTCCGGAGGTTGAAGAGGCATAAACACTTGCCAATCTTTGATTTGGATAA GACTGTAAGAATATTGGGAGGTTACATATTGGAAGATCGACAAACCATCGCAAACCCAGAGAGAGTGCTTGATCGGTTCCAGAGATCG TATCTCCTTGACAACCTGAGCGGCACGGTAGCAAGCACGAACTACGGCACAGTGCTGCTGTCGAACATCGAACCCACGCCCTTCCGGTCCGCGTACTCGGGCTCCACGCTGCGGCCCTACATCCGCCGAGACGCGGAGACTTCGCCCCTCTGGTTGACGCTCATGGACGAGCTATTGCGGAAAACGCATCG TCACGAGCCGGACTACTCCCCCCCACCGCGCAGCACTATCGACTACTCGTACGTGCGCCCGCAACACATAGCCGCAGTCAACCGACTGTGCGCGCAGTACTTTTGGCCGGGGATCGACT TAACAGAATCGCTTCAATACCCTGAATTCAGTTGCGTTGTGACATACAAGCGCATAGTGGTAGCATGCGCGTTCCTAGTACCGGACGTGGGCGCGCAGCACGCGTACATATCGTTCGTGCTCGCACGGCCCGAGTGGAGGCGTGCGGGCATCGCTAGCTTCATGTTGTACCACTTACTACAG acATGCACAGGGCAAGATGTAACACTGCATGTGTCACCAACCAACCCAGCCATTTTCCTATACCAGAAGTTTGGTTTTAAG GTTGAAGAGCTGATTCAAGACTTTTACGAGAAGTACTACGACATCGACTACAAGGGCTGTCGGCATGCACTGTTTTTGAGACTAgtcagataa